The genomic segment GAGCAGCCCCCGGCGGGGTCGGGCGTCCCCCGGCAGCCGGCCATGGCACCGGCCACAGCGCGCTCCGAGCCGGCGGGCGCACGCCCAAGCCGTTCGAATTGCACTGCCTTTGTTCGGGTCCGGGCCTGACCTGCCTGGCACACGCGATGCAGTGATGAAGGATCGCATTCGCACCGAAGGAGTCTGACCATGCGCCATCGTGGATCGTTCGTCGTGTGGGCCGCGCTGCTGGGCGCCCTCGGAACGCCCTCGGCAGCCGTCGCCGCCGACCGCGTCCCCTGGCAGACCCGCGCCGCCGCGCGCCTCGAGAAGGCCACCGCGGTGCCCATCCTGGGTCGCATCGTGCTTCCCCTTGCTGCCCGGCTGAGCGTGGCGGGGCTGCGCGCCGCGGACCCGGCCGTGAACGAGGCCTACCGTACCCGCTCGCGCAACGTCGTCCGCGCCGTCAAGGACCTGGAGAATCCCTTTGGCTACTACGGTATGATCCACGCCATCAACGTCGGCTTCGCCGGCGCGGCCCTCTTCGGCATGGCGCTCCTCCGCCCCCTTCTCGAGCTCGCACCGGTGCAGAACGTCGCCTACTGGGCCGCCCCTTTCGTCGTCGGAGGCGGGCTCGCTGCGCTCCTCGAACGCCACGTTCGCGGCATCGGTGAGAAGGCGGGCAACGCCGCCGCGCTCAAGAAGGCGGGCCAATTGCCCCAGCTCGCGGCAGCGAGGACACAAGCCACCGATCTCGTCCGGCGAGCGCGTCTGCTCTTGAACGATTGACCGCGCTCGGCAAACCTCGCAGGGTAAACAGATGCAACAGCCTCGAGAAGCGCCGGCGCGCATCGCCCTCATCACCGGCGCCAGCCGCGGCATCGGTCGCGCCTGCGCCCTGCGCCTGGCCCGCGCGGGGTTCTCGATTCGCGCCCACGGTCGCGACCGCGTGGCCCTCGAGGAGACCGCACGGCTCCTGCGCGCGGCGGGGGGCGAGGTCGCCTTGCATGCGTCCGACCTGCGCACCGCGGGCGCCCTGGACGCGCTCGTCGCGTGGGCCACCGAGGCTGGTCGCCTCGACGTGGTGGTGCAGAACGCCGGCTATCTCGCGCGAAGCCCGGTCCTCGAGGCGAAGTTCTCCGAATGGGACGCGGTGCTGGAGGTGGACCTGCGCCTGCCGATGCAGCTCACGGCCCTCGCGCTGCCGCACCTGCTCGAGAGCCAGGGGGCGATCGTCTTCCTCGGCTCCGTGGCCGCGCTGCAGGGGCTGCCCAACTCGGCCGCCTACTGCGCCGCCAAGCACGGCCTGCGCGGCTTCGCCTCGGCCCTCTTCGAGGAGGTGCGCGAGCAGGGCGTGCGCGTGGCCTGCATCCACCCCGGCTTCGTGAACACCGAGATGGTCGCCGGGCGCGACGGCCTGGACTACGCGAAGATGATCCAGCCCGAGGACGTCGCCGAGCTCGTCCACACCGCCGTGACGCTCCCGCCGAACGCCTGCGTCGTGGAGCTCACGGTTCGGCCCCAGCGCGCCCCGTACACCGGCTGACCCGACGGACCAAGCCTCCGACGGTGGCGCCATGGCTGGTAGAGCCACCGCGCCCGCCCGCAGATTCGCCGACGACGAGCCCTCCGCGGCGCCTCCGCCACGTGATCACGCGATCTTACCCCTGGCATATCTCGTGCTTGGCCTCAGCGCATGGTCTATCGCACGGCTCGCACCTCCCGGGCTCGCCTCGGGTGGTTGCCAGCGCTGGCCCTCCTGCTCGCCGCCCCCGCGGCGCGGGCCGACCTGCGTGCGGGCCTCGCCGCGCTCTTCGGACGGGACCGGCCGCAGGTCGTGCGCAACCACGAGAAGGGGCTCGAGCTGCAGGACCAGGCCATGGAGGCCTACGCGCGGCAACGCCGCGGTAACGCCGCGTGGCACAGCGAGTGCTTCATCGTCTATCGCAATGGCGTCAAGGCGCTGCCGGATCCAACGGCTCGAGAAAAGGCGAGCCTCACGGTGAAGGTGCCCGGCGCAGGCACGGTCACGATCAAGAACACGCCGCTACGCATGGATCAGGTCTTCGTCGAGCGGCGCGGACGCCAGCTCGTCTGCGTCGAGTATGTCGAGCACAAGGCCATCAAGGTCACGGGGCTCAATGGCGCAGACGAGTACGCCCGGCGCGAAGCGAGCAAGCGCGCGGCCGACCAGTGGTACCGCTTCGAGACGCTTCTCCGGCGAAACAGCGCGGAGGTGGGAATCAAGGTCGACGGGACCTTCATCCCTCTCGTTCGTCAGGGCAACGGCCGGACCGTCTTCTACGCCGTGGGGACCCCCTACGTGGCGTCGCAGGCAGGCGTCGCCCGCCTCGGCCAGGCCGTGCGCGCCTTCTTCTCTCCCACGCGCTCGGCTGGCGCGCGCCCCGAGGAATGGGTCACCTGGGACGGCGACGACGGCCCGCTACACATCTTCGACATGACGCTGGTCAGGACGCGCTAGCGCGAAGGGGGGGCCCGGAAGCGCCCGGGCTCGGGCAGGAGTTACTTCTTCTTCAGGCACTCGCTCATGAACTTCTTGCGCTCGTCCCCCTTCAGCTTCTTCTCGCCCGCTTCCTTGTTGCAGGACTTCATCCGCTCCTGCGGCGTCTGCGGCTCGGCGGGCTTGGCCTTCAGGCACTCGCTCATGAACTTCTTGCGCTCGTCCCCCTTCAGCTTCTTGTCGGTGGCCTCCTTGTTACAGGCCTTCATCTTCTCCTGCTGCGCGTTCGGCTTCTTCTCCGCGGCGCGCACCACCTGCGGCACGAACAGACAGCCCGCCAGCACCAGCATCGCTACTTTCCGCATCTAGTCCTCCTCTGCGTCGGTCGATCGGGGATCCGAGCCCAACCCCTATCGCATCCCAGGACCCCTGTCAAAATCCGGCGTTCCACGGATCTGGCCTCCTTACCCCTTTCCTTTCTCGCGGGTCGGTGCTATTACATTTTTGTTCCATTGTTGACGGTATCGTGTAATACATGCGGGGCCCGGCCATCATACTGGACGTCCTCTCGGTGCTCGACCCGCTCCCCTTGCCGGTGCGAGAGCTGGTCCGCATCACGACCCTCTGCGGGGTCTCGAGCAACGCCACGCGCGTCGCGCTGAGCCGGCTCGTCGCGGCCGGAAAGGTGGAGCACGTCCCCGGCGAGACCTCGCCCGCCTACCGCTTCACCGAGCCGACGCGCGCGCTCAACCGGTACGTGCGCGCCGCGCTCGACGCCCCCGCGGTCCGCCCCTGGACGGGAGAGTGGTGGCAGATCCTGCCCCGCGGCCGCGCGCGCACGGGCGACCCCCGCGCGCCGCGGCTCACCGCCCTCGAGGTGTTCCACTTCGCGCAGCTCCGCCGGGGGCTCTGGATCCGGCCCGCGAACCTGAGCTTCACCGACGCCCAGCTCCAGGAGCGCCTGGCCGACCTGGACGGTCGCTCGGCCGGAGCGCTCCTCGTCTGCCGCTTCGTGAATCGACGTCGCGAACGGGCCCTCGCCCGCCGGCTCTGGCCCCTGCCGCAACAGGCGAAGGCCTGTCGCCAGGCGCTACGGCGCCTCGAGCGCAGCCTCGCCGCGCTGCCCGCACTCTCCCTCGAGGCGGCGCTCCAGGAGAGCTTCGTGGTGGGCGGCGAGGTCATCCGCTTGCTCTTCCGGGACCCGCTCCTGCCCACGGAGCTCTTGCCGGCGAGCTGGCCCGCGGGCGAACTGCGCGCGCTCTTCCATCGCTACTGCGCGAAGGGCTACGAACGCTGGGCCGAGTTCGTGGGTACCGTTCCCGGAGATCGCACGGCCTTGCGCACGCTGCTGCTCGGCGCCGCCGCCCAGTCGCGCGCCGCCGCCCAGTTCCTAGGAGGTGAAGATGCTCTCGGTACGCTACAACGGCCCCTTCCGGCCTGACGCGCGCTACGCCTTCGGCGTGGTGAACGTGACCAATCGCTGTAACCTCGAGTGTCGGCACTGCTTCATCTATCGCGACGGGAACGCGAACGCGGCCCCCGAGGACCCGCGCCGGGAGCCGTCGGACGACGAGCTGCTCGAGACGCTCGCCGCGCTGCGCGACCGGCACGGGATCAAGGTCATGCTCTGGATGGGCGGCGAGCCGATGCTCCGACGCGGACTGATCGAGCGGGGGGTGGCGCTCTTCGACAGCTCGCACGTGATCACGAACGGGACAATTCCCCTGGTCGAGCTCGGACCGCGCGCGCTCTACGTCGTCTCGCTCGACGGGCCGGAGGCGGAGAACGACGCCCTGCGAGGGGACGGCGTCTACCGGCGCGTGCTCAGGAACCTCGGCCGGCTCCCCGAGGAGCTACGCACCCCCGTGCAGGTTCAGTGCACAGTGACCCGCAAGAACCAGCACGCCCTCGCGAAGCTGGTCGCGGCGCTCGAGGAGACGGCCGTGCAGTGGATGACCTTCACCTTCCACGTCCCCGCGGCGAACGACCAGACCGGCTGTGCATGGCCCACGCTCGAGGAGCGGCTCGTGGCCGTGGAGGAGGTCCGCCGCCTGACGCGCGCCCATCCGGGCTTCGTCCGCAACAGCGAGGCCGCGCTCGACCTCATGACCCCCGAGCAGGCCCCCGCCATCACCGCCCGCTGTCCGGCCCGCGCCCACGTCCTCTCCCTCTACCTCGAGGAGCAGGGCCTCACGACGCCGCACGTCTGCTGCTACGGCAACGACGTGGACTGCTCGCGCTGCGGTGCGTGGGTCGTCTTCCAGCTCGCGGCGCTCGAGCGCGCCCGGGCCGAAGGAAAGGGCCCCGCCTCGCGGCTCACGACGTATCAGGCCTTCGTCGGCTCGACCGCCCTCGGCTGAGCCGGCGCGCCACCTCGCGCTTTCCCCATGAATTCCGCGTAACAGCAGGCCTGAGCGGCGACCACGGTCCCGTGCTGCGCGACGGCTTGTCAGATCAGCACCCCCTCGTGCGTCTGACCCCGTGAACCGCGGAGGCCCCGAACGTTGCTTTGCGCCATACCCACCCCGTACGATGCCAGCTGGTCCGCCCCATCCGCGGGACGAGGAAGCCGCGTGTCCCACGCTGCACATGAAGAGCACCTCGAACGACAGGCGCGTCGCCTGCTCGAGGCGTGGGCCTCGGAGGACGTCGTCACGGCGCATCGGGCGCTCGAGACGCTGTACGCCGAGATCCGCGGGGCGGTTCGGCGGACCTGCCACCGGCTCGAGAACTGCCTCCCGCCGCACACGACGGAAGAGGACGTCGCGCAGGAGATCTGGATCAAGCTCCAGCTCGGCCGGGGCCCCACCGACCCCTACGTGCGGGCCTTGCCCGCGCTGCTCGCGTGGGTCATCCAGGTGTCGCGCAACCACCTCATCGACCTGCGCCGACGACGACGCCACCAGGCCGCGCTGGCCCGCGCCGCCGAGGGATCGATCGGCTGGACGGCCACCTTCACCGACCCCCTCGGCACCGAGGAGACAGTCGATCATCGGCTGCGACTCTCCCGGGTGCTCGCGCATTTCAACGCGACCTATCCCCCGGGGGCGCGCTACCTCGAGGCCACGCTGGCCTGGCCCGAGGCCACGCCGCTCGAGCTCGCCGAGAGCCTCGGCACCTCCGTGGAGAACGTCTATCAGATCCGAACGCGCGTCACGCGCCGGGTCGCCACCTTGATCGCGTCGCAGGACGACGACCGCGGGTCGCCCCCGACGGTCCGCCCCCCCCGAAGAGGCACGCCATGACCACACCGTCCTGGATCCCGAGCGCCAAATTGGAGGCCGAGCTTCGACAACGCGCGGGTGAGCTCGCCGGCTCGCCCGGAGAAGCTGCCGCACAGGCGGCGCGCGGACGCGACCTCCTCGAGCTCCTCGGACGGGCCCGCCTCGGCGCGGCCACGGCGTTCGTCGACGAGCTCGTCGCCTCGCACGGCGCGGCGCTGACCGACGTCGTGGAGCCCGCGCTTGCCGCGCTGGACCTGCCCGCGCTGGAGGACGCCGGCCTGACGCTCGCCGAGCGTCTCGCCGAGTTCGACGATGCGGGTTGGGACGAGCCGCCGACGGAGGCGGAGCTCGACGAGCTCGAGCGCACCCTCGAGACACGCGATCGCGTCGCCTTCGTGCTCGAGGGTGCGCGGCTCCTCGCGGGTCGGCCACCCGAGCTAGCCCCCTACGACGAGGCGGCGCTCCTTGCCTTCGACAGCGCGCTGCGCGAACGCCGCCACGGGCTCCTCTGCCTCGGAGCCCGCCGTTCGGAGCATCTCGCGCGGGTAGCTCCCGAGCACCGTGCCGAGCTCTGGTGGTGGAGCACGGGTCTGGACCTGCCGCCCGACGCACTCGAGAGCTTCGCCCTCGTCGCGCGGACCCTGCATCGCTTTCCCGAGACGCGGACGCTGCTCGAACGGCTGGTGCGCGCCGAAGGAGCGCTCGAGGACGCTCTCTCCGGCCAGCTCGCAGCGCACGCTCCCAGCGCAGCCCCTGGGCGCGGCGCACGCGTCGTGTCGCTCGCCGATTACCTTCGCGGACGCGCGCGGCGCCTCGTTGCGCCCCAAACACCCGCCGTGGCCGAGACCGCCGTCGCCGTGGCCTGCGCGGACGAGGAGGTCACGGTGCTCGAGCTTCCGGAGCTCTCGCTGTCGACGACCGACACGCACCTGATCGTCGACTACGCCGAGCAGGAGCCGCTACCCGAAGGGGACGTGCCCACGCTCTGGGCCGAGGAGGTGCCCCCGCTCGCGAGCCGGCCCACCTACGCCGGCCGATTCGAGCTCCCCATGTCGGCGCCGCACTTCGCACGCCCCTCGGCGCGGCTGCGCGTCCCCACGGCGCGCGGCTGGCTCGAGGTGCCCCTGCCCTTCGACGACGACCGATGAGTCTCGCTGGCCCGCGCCTGGCCCAGGCCCTGCTCGGCCTCGGCACGCCCAGCTCCGCCGCGGCCTTGCTCCGCATCCACCCAGGGCACGGCCCGGCGCTGAACCGCCTCCGTGCGCGCGCCGATCGCCTCGCGGCACAGGCCTCGCCGAAGCCGGGCGTCCACGCGCTCGGCGTGGTGGAGCGCGCCGGGATCGCCGTGCCGCTCCGCGCGGACCGCGGCCTTCCCTCGCTCGACGCCGAACGCGCCGCGCTCGCGCTCTGCCGCGAGCTGCTCCGCGAGCCCACGCTCCCGTCGCTCGCGCTCCTCCTCCCCGAGGGCGTCGCGCTGGTCGGGGCGTCCCTCGGCCTGCCGGGTGCGCTGGCTTTCCTCGCGCGCTACGTGGGACGCGAGCCGCGGTGCCCCGTCTTCGCCACCGCCGAGCTCGGGGAGGCCGGCACGCTGCTGCCCGTGGCCGGGGCGCGCGAGAAGCTAGCCGCCGCGCACGCGGAGCTCTGCGGGCGAGACGGACTCGTCCTCGTACACCCCGCGAACGCCTCGGAGGCCCCCGAAGGTCTCGCGGTGCGCGCCGTCTCGACGCTGGCCGAGGCAGCCGCCCTGGTCTTCCCCGACGGCCTCCGCGTGGATCCGAATCTTCGCTCGTTCGACCGGGTGATCGACGACGCGCGGGCCCAGGCGCAGCCCGAGGAGGCCGTGGCCCGACTTCGCGCCTTCGACGCGCGTTCGCTCCCCGCGGCGGACCGTGCGCGCTACCTCTTCGAGCTCGGCATCCAGCTACGACACGCGGGCGACGCCGCCGGTGCCGGGGAGCTGCACCGCAGCAGTCGAGCGCTGCTCGGCGAGGTCGCGAACGTCCTCGGGCCGGTGCAGCTCGAGAACCTCGAGCTCGAGGCGCTCGCCACCGCCATCGATCAGTACGCGTTCGTCTCGCTGGAGCGGGAGCTGCGCGCGCGCCTGGCGGGCCGCTTCGAGCTCACCCACCACCGCGTGCGTTGTCGCGGCATGCTGGCGCAGGTGCTCTCGAGTCTCGGCAGCTACCGCGAAGCGATCGCGCTGCGACACGAGAACCTCCGCGCGCAACAGGAGAGCCTGGCCATGCGCGCGGAGCTCCCCCGGACGCGCTGTCACCTCCTGCGCGACCTCGCTCGCGCCGGGGAGCACGCCGCCGTCGAAGAGCAGGCCGCGCTGCTCCTCGACGACCCGCACGCGGGAGAGCCATACCAGGTGCGTTATAACGACTGGGCGCTGCTCTTTGCGCTCGTGCGCCTCGGCCGATCCGCCGAGGCCCTCGCGTGGGTCCGCGGCGCACGCTCTCCGTTTCGAGCCCCCCCAGGCGCCGCGACGGTCGCGCTCGTCGACGGGACCGACCCTATCACGCACCATCCGGAGGTCAGCACCGCGCGCGTGCTGATCCGCGCCCTGCGCCGCGAAGGAGCTTCCGACCGGGCGGGCGCGCTCGCGGAGCGCCTCACCTCCCACGCCGGACGCCCCCTCGTTACCTGGCTGGCCGAGCTCGGCCGGCTGGAGGGCGCTCTCGGCAGCGACGAGACCGCTTCGGCGCCGCTCGCGATCCACGCGCATCGGCTGCGCGAGGCGTATTCCCCCGCTGCCGCTTTCCACGGCCAGCTCGTCGCGCTCCTCGAGTGTCCGTGTCCACCGGTGCCGGACATCGAAGACGAGATCGACGCCGTCTACTACTGATCGACAGCAGGGCCTCCTTGTCTTCGGCTTCGGTTGTCAGGAGGATGGGGCGTCCTGCGTCTGCTTCTCACGAACCGAGGAGCAAACCCATGGGGGGATACCGTCGCATCATGCAGCTCCTCGCCCACCTCGCCGCGCACCTGGTGCAGGCGGGCCGCATCACCCGCTTCGTGACCCGCGTGGTCTCCGACCCCGGCGTCCCTGTCGGGGCGAAGGCACGCACCGCGGCGGCGGCGATCCAGATGCTTCTCGAGGGAGACGTCGTTCCCGGCTCGACGCGCGCGCGCGG from the Deltaproteobacteria bacterium genome contains:
- a CDS encoding SDR family oxidoreductase gives rise to the protein MQQPREAPARIALITGASRGIGRACALRLARAGFSIRAHGRDRVALEETARLLRAAGGEVALHASDLRTAGALDALVAWATEAGRLDVVVQNAGYLARSPVLEAKFSEWDAVLEVDLRLPMQLTALALPHLLESQGAIVFLGSVAALQGLPNSAAYCAAKHGLRGFASALFEEVREQGVRVACIHPGFVNTEMVAGRDGLDYAKMIQPEDVAELVHTAVTLPPNACVVELTVRPQRAPYTG
- a CDS encoding phosphate starvation-inducible protein PsiF, producing MRKVAMLVLAGCLFVPQVVRAAEKKPNAQQEKMKACNKEATDKKLKGDERKKFMSECLKAKPAEPQTPQERMKSCNKEAGEKKLKGDERKKFMSECLKKK
- a CDS encoding radical SAM protein, whose translation is MLSVRYNGPFRPDARYAFGVVNVTNRCNLECRHCFIYRDGNANAAPEDPRREPSDDELLETLAALRDRHGIKVMLWMGGEPMLRRGLIERGVALFDSSHVITNGTIPLVELGPRALYVVSLDGPEAENDALRGDGVYRRVLRNLGRLPEELRTPVQVQCTVTRKNQHALAKLVAALEETAVQWMTFTFHVPAANDQTGCAWPTLEERLVAVEEVRRLTRAHPGFVRNSEAALDLMTPEQAPAITARCPARAHVLSLYLEEQGLTTPHVCCYGNDVDCSRCGAWVVFQLAALERARAEGKGPASRLTTYQAFVGSTALG
- a CDS encoding sigma-70 family RNA polymerase sigma factor; translation: MSHAAHEEHLERQARRLLEAWASEDVVTAHRALETLYAEIRGAVRRTCHRLENCLPPHTTEEDVAQEIWIKLQLGRGPTDPYVRALPALLAWVIQVSRNHLIDLRRRRRHQAALARAAEGSIGWTATFTDPLGTEETVDHRLRLSRVLAHFNATYPPGARYLEATLAWPEATPLELAESLGTSVENVYQIRTRVTRRVATLIASQDDDRGSPPTVRPPRRGTP